From the Limanda limanda chromosome 2, fLimLim1.1, whole genome shotgun sequence genome, one window contains:
- the aip gene encoding AH receptor-interacting protein isoform X2, with product MEEEARKLLEEGISKKLVSPGKGEPPIFPNGTKVVFHYLTRLCDGTVLDDSRTMGGRSKPMELILGKKFKLAVWERVVISMRQGEVAEFTCETQHTSLYPLVSQSLRNISAGKDPLEGQRHCCGIAQIHSHHSLGHKDLDKLQASPQPLVFSIELLEVLTPGSFQLDVWAMSDTEKLELVPQIHEEGNVLFKEGQIKEATEKYYNGIACLKNLQMKEHPGDEAWVKLDLMITPLLLNFCQCKLLTGQYYEVIEHCSSLVFKYEDNVKAFYKRAKAHAAVWNQTEARADFAKVLELDPSLGPSVAKELRAMEDRIRSKEKEEKGRYKGLFDHNAPPATATTG from the exons GTGGTCTTCCACTACCTCACCCGCCTCTGTGATGGCACAGTGCTGGACGACTCCAGAACCATGGGGGGGCGCAGCAAACCCATGGAGCTCATCCTGGGCAAGAAGTTCAAACTGGCCGTGTGGGAGAGGGTGGTCATCTCCATGAGACAAGGAGAAGTGGCCGAATTTACCTGTGAGACCCAG cACACCTCGCTGTACCCACTGGTGTCCCAGTCCCTGAGGAACATCAGTGCTGGTAAGGACCCGCTGGAAGGCCAGAGGCACTGCTGCGGCATCGCCCAGATCCACTCCCACCACTCTCTGGGGCACAAGGACCTGGACAAGCTTCAGGCCAGTCCGCAGCCTCTGGTCTTCTCCATCGAACTGCTGGAG GTTCTCACTCCGGGGTCGTTCCAGCTGGACGTGTGGGCCATGTCAGACACAGAAAAACTTGAGCTTGTGCCTCAGATCCACGAAGAGGGCAACGTGCTCTTTAAAGAAGGTCAAATTAAGGAGGCTACTGAGAAGTACTACAATGGTATCGCCTGCCTTAAAAATCTACAGATGAAG GAGCATCCTGGAGATGAAGCGTGGGTGAAGTTGGACCTCATGATCACACCTCTGCTCCTCAACTTCTGTCAGTGCAAGTTACTCACAGGGCAGTACTACGAAGTCATTGAACACTGCTCATCCTTGGTCTTCAAATATGAGG ATAACGTGAAGGCCTTCTACAAGCGAGCTAAGGCCCACGCTGCAGTGTGGAACCAGACAGAGGCACGAGCAGACTTTGCTAAGGTGCTGGAGTTGGACCCCTCCCTGGGACCGTCTGTAGCCAAAGAGCTGAGGGCCATGGAGGATAGGATCCGCTccaaggagaaggaggagaagggtcGCTACAAAGGCCTATTCGACCACAACGCACCCCCAGCAACTGCCACTACA ggTTGA
- the aip gene encoding AH receptor-interacting protein isoform X1 gives MEEEARKLLEEGISKKLVSPGKGEPPIFPNGTKVVFHYLTRLCDGTVLDDSRTMGGRSKPMELILGKKFKLAVWERVVISMRQGEVAEFTCETQHTSLYPLVSQSLRNISAGKDPLEGQRHCCGIAQIHSHHSLGHKDLDKLQASPQPLVFSIELLEVLTPGSFQLDVWAMSDTEKLELVPQIHEEGNVLFKEGQIKEATEKYYNGIACLKNLQMKEHPGDEAWVKLDLMITPLLLNFCQCKLLTGQYYEVIEHCSSLVFKYEDNVKAFYKRAKAHAAVWNQTEARADFAKVLELDPSLGPSVAKELRAMEDRIRSKEKEEKGRYKGLFDHNAPPATATTVSPL, from the exons GTGGTCTTCCACTACCTCACCCGCCTCTGTGATGGCACAGTGCTGGACGACTCCAGAACCATGGGGGGGCGCAGCAAACCCATGGAGCTCATCCTGGGCAAGAAGTTCAAACTGGCCGTGTGGGAGAGGGTGGTCATCTCCATGAGACAAGGAGAAGTGGCCGAATTTACCTGTGAGACCCAG cACACCTCGCTGTACCCACTGGTGTCCCAGTCCCTGAGGAACATCAGTGCTGGTAAGGACCCGCTGGAAGGCCAGAGGCACTGCTGCGGCATCGCCCAGATCCACTCCCACCACTCTCTGGGGCACAAGGACCTGGACAAGCTTCAGGCCAGTCCGCAGCCTCTGGTCTTCTCCATCGAACTGCTGGAG GTTCTCACTCCGGGGTCGTTCCAGCTGGACGTGTGGGCCATGTCAGACACAGAAAAACTTGAGCTTGTGCCTCAGATCCACGAAGAGGGCAACGTGCTCTTTAAAGAAGGTCAAATTAAGGAGGCTACTGAGAAGTACTACAATGGTATCGCCTGCCTTAAAAATCTACAGATGAAG GAGCATCCTGGAGATGAAGCGTGGGTGAAGTTGGACCTCATGATCACACCTCTGCTCCTCAACTTCTGTCAGTGCAAGTTACTCACAGGGCAGTACTACGAAGTCATTGAACACTGCTCATCCTTGGTCTTCAAATATGAGG ATAACGTGAAGGCCTTCTACAAGCGAGCTAAGGCCCACGCTGCAGTGTGGAACCAGACAGAGGCACGAGCAGACTTTGCTAAGGTGCTGGAGTTGGACCCCTCCCTGGGACCGTCTGTAGCCAAAGAGCTGAGGGCCATGGAGGATAGGATCCGCTccaaggagaaggaggagaagggtcGCTACAAAGGCCTATTCGACCACAACGCACCCCCAGCAACTGCCACTACAGTCAGTCCACTTTGA